From the Cyanobium sp. M30B3 genome, the window GCTCGGCATCCACGATTCGAGGGCTGTAGGCAGGCACTCAGACACATGGATGCGGGAAACACAGCCATCCTAATGCACCAAATACGGAGCTCTAAATCCAGCTTTTACGGGGATGGCGATGCGGATTCTGCGGGCGCCGGCCGCTCTGGTGCTGGGCGACAACCTCTTCCACGGCCACGACCTGGTGCCCCGAGGCTGCTGCCAGCAGTGGCAGCAGCCTCGGGGCCACGGTGTACGCCTACCCGGGCTGGGGTGGCTGCCTCACATGGCGTTCGTAGAACTCGCTGTGAAAACCCACCCGCTGGTGGACCTCCTCGGCCGCGGGCAGGTTGGCAACCCAGCCATCTTCAACCGCAGAGGGGGAGCCGTACAACGCAACCTGCAGGCTGTCGCTAAAAAACAGCCGGATCTTGTGGATGTGGGCCTACGCCGGCAAGGCGGAATCCATGCGCGTCGTAGCAGAGGAGTTGCTGACAGTAAAGCCAAAGAGACGCAGAACTGCCTTGAACACAGACGACAGCAATTATAATCCTACTCAGACACTAACCCCAGCAGCCCCCTCGAAAAGCATCGGCGACGATGGCACAAACGCTGGGCGAATGCTCTGAAAGAGCTCATTACGCCGAGCAATCCGCCCCTGCGGATCATGCACCATTCGATTCATCTCCAGCAGTGCCATCAACACCGGCTCACTCATCGAAATGTTCTTCCATGACACCTGTTCAGGCAGTTCCTCCTCCTTGGCACCGGCTGCTTTGAGCAGCCTCTGCACCAGGCTTTCTGCAGGCTCATAGGCCAACATCTCCACCTCCAACCCTGCAGCTTCCAGATCCTCAATCATGGGCTCGAGGATGTGATTGCACTCTTCTTCCTTCAGCCACTGCTGCGGGCTGCGGGTTTCACCCACATAGGGGTCCTTCACCGCCTGGTTGTAGAGCGAGGCTGCCCTGCTGCGCAGCTCCCGCTCCACCAGCAGTGCCCGCAGTCCCTGCGGATCGGCAATGCCGTGGCTCACCAGCCAGTTCACCACCTGTGCGGCGCAACCGGTGCTCAGAAACTCGCTGCTGATCAGCAACGTGTCGTGTGCCACGGCAGCCAGCTCCTGCTGCAGCTGCTCCAGCAACACCTCGGGCTCCAGCGCCTCGGCATCCGGGCGTCGCAGCTCAGGCACCAGGCTAAAGACCAGATTGTGATGGGCCCCATCCGGCCACTGTCCCGTGCGGGGATAATAAAAGGCTGCGAACGATTGCTGCCTCAGCATCGCCTGGATGGCGCTGGTGCCCGTCTTGTGCGGACCAGCATGCAGGATCAGACGACGGGGAAGAAGCATGGTGGAGGTGCAACGCTGAATCACCCAGTGGGTTCTGAACGATCAGGCGGCAGACTGAATCGAGACTGGCATGGCCGTGCGCCCCGTGATGAGTACCTCCCAGCGGAGCGAAGCGCAGCGCTCGGCCGCCCTGGATCAATACTGGCACCAGTGGACAACCCTCGCGCCCTGATCGGCCGCTGCCATGGCGCTCTGGCTCTGCCGGCTTGATGCCCCCCCGCTTGATGCCGCCTGCGGGGTGGGTGGCTGGCTGCTGCCCACGGATCTCAGCCCCGACGGCGTGGAGCCGCCTTGCCTCTGGGAGCTCTACCAGGCCAGCGGTGGCAGCCTGCCCTTCGGGTTGGATTGCCGCCTGGTGGCCCCGTTCACGCCGGCCCAGGAGCGGCGCATTGGTGCCCAGCTCGCCCCCTGGCTGGTTCAGGAGCGCAGCTTGAGGCTGCAGGGGCGTCCCGTGCTGCTCGTGCGCGGCGCCGCACACTTCAGCCATCGCCGCTTCGGGCCAAGTGGTCTGCGACTGGCCCTGAACGCCGCCCTGCGGCAGCGCGGCTGTGACCGGCCAGTGCTGCTGCTCTGCTGGCAGAACGACCCCATCCTTGACGCTGATGCCGTGGTGGACGGGGTGGTGGATTCGCCGTCCACCACGCCGCTCAACTACGAGGTGTTGCTTCGCGAAGCCCACCACCGCGGCGGTGACCCGGGGCCATGGCGCATCCCAGCGGTGCTGGCGCCCGCCGATCCCGATCGCAGCCCCTTCTTCAACGCCAGCGCCGAGCGCTACAGCGAATGGCTGCAGCTGGAGAGCAGCTGGAGCGAGTTCAGGCTGCAGGGGGCCGCAGATGCTCCGGTGGTGCTGGGTTCCTGGCTCGGCCATCAACGCTGGTGGCGTCAACCGGAGGCCACGCCAGCACCGCCTGAGCCAGCCCCCGCCTCGCCCGCGGCCCAGGCAGCCCTGCCCTTGCACGCCGCCTGGGGCACCCAGGAGCCGGGGAATCTGGCCCTGCTGGTGCATGGCTTCCATCAGCCGGAGCTGCGGCGCATCCTCCAGCCCTTGGCCCCGGACGGGGGCACCCACGGACTCCCAGGCATCGACCTCTATCTCTCCGTACCCGAGGATCACTTCGGCTCCGCCATCAGCCTGCTACGGCACCTGGCATGGCCAAGGGTGCAGCTGTTCGGCGTCGCCAATCGCGGCCGCGACATCGCGCCTTTCCTGCTGCGTGCCCTGCCAGCGGCGATTGCCAACAACCATCGGCAATTCGTGAAGGTTCACACGAAGAGGTCAACCCACCTGGGCGACGGCGAACCGTGGGGCGCCCACCTGCTCAGCAGCCTGCTGGGCCCGTCGTTTCTGCGGCAACTGATTGCCGAGTTGGAGAGCACCAGCCAGCTCGGCTTGCTGGCACCCGCCGGCACCCTGCTGCCCTGCACCCTCAGCCTGGGCCGCAACAGCCACCATCTGCTGGCTCTGTGCGAGCACCATCAGGTGGAACCCCGATCCGTGCTCTCCAGCCGCTTTGTTGCCGGCTCGATGATGGCCGGCCGGCTCGAGGCGCTGAGGCCGTTGCTGGAGCACCCTCCCTCCCTGGAGGCCTTTGAAGCCGAGGCGGGGCAGACCGATGGAACGCTTGCCCATGCCTACGAGCGCTGGATTGGCGTGCAGGCCGAGCGTCATGGCTGGGAGGTCAGGGAGTTACCGGGAAACGCTGCAGCCGTACCGAACTTCGGCTACGCCTGGGCGCAGCACCCTCCATCTGGCAACCGCAAAAGCTGATCCGTGGCAGCGCTCAAGCCACCACCGCCTCCCGCTCCGCCAGGCCCAGGTTGGCCTTCTCGCTGGGGGGCACCAGCAGCTTGAACGTGCCCTTCCATCTGGGCCAGTCGGCCAGGATCGCCGCTGCCTTGGCGCTGCCGGTGAGCTCCAGGTGGGCCTCCAGCAGGGGCTTGAGCAGGGCCTCCTGCTCGGGGGTGGTGAGGTCGCAGATCGCCACAATCTCGGGGTTCACCCGCTCGGCCAGGCCGCCGCTCTCATCGAGGATGAAGGCCACGCCGCCGGTCATGCCGGCAGCCACGTTGCGGCCTGTGGAGCCGAGCACCACCACCACGCCGCCGGTCATGTACTCGCAGCAGTGGTCGCCGGCGCCCTCTACCACGGCGGCGGCGCCGCTGTTGCGCACGGCGAAACGCTCGCCGGCCCGGCCGAGGGCAAACAGCTCACCGCCGGTGGCGCCATAGAGGCAGGTGTTGCCCAGGATCACCTGGCTGCCGGGGTCGTTGCCGCCGGCGGGGGGCACCACGGTGATGCGGCCGCCGTTGATGCCCTTGCCCACGTAGTCGTTGGCTTCACCCACCAGGCGCACGGCCATGCCCTGCACGCTGAAGGCGCCGAAGCTCTGGCCGGCCGCCCCCTCGAAGGTGAGATCGAGCTGGCCATTGAAGCCCTTGTTGCCGTGGCGGGCGGCGATCTCGCCGCCCAGGCGGGCGCAGACGCTGCGGTCGGTGTTCACGATCGCCAGGGTGCGGGCCACGCGGCTTTGGCCCTCGATGGCGGCCATCACCTCGGCATCGGCCAGGAGCTGGTCTTCCAGGATCGGGCCGTTGCCGTGGGCTACGGCGTCGTGGCGCAGCCAGCTGCGGTCGGCAGCGGCGGCGATCGGCTCCAGCAGACAGGAGAGATCGATGGCCTGGGTCTTGGCCAGCTGCCGCGAGCGCGGCTGCAGGAAGTCGCTGCGGCCGATCAGATCCTCGAGCCGGGCCACGCCCAGCACGCTCAGCAGCTGGCGCACCTCTTCGGCCACGAACAGGAAGAAGTTCACCACGTGTTCGGGGATGCCGGTGAAGCGCTTGCGCAGCGCCTCCTTCTGGCTGGCCACGCCCACCGGGCAATTGTTGGTGTGGCACACCCGGGCCATGATGCAGCCCTCGGCGATCATGGCGATCGAGCCGAAGCCGTATTCCTCGGCGCCCAGCAGGGCGGCGATGATCACGTCCCAGCCGGTCTTGAGGCCGCCGTCGGCGCGCAGCAGCACCCGGTCGCGCAGGCCGTTCACCAGCAGGGAGCGGTGCACCTCGGTGAGGCCCAGCTCCCAGGGGCTGCCGGCGTGCTTGATCGAGCTCAGCGGTGAGGCGCCGGTGCCGCCGTCGTGGCCGGAAATCTGGATCACGTCGGCGTTGGCCTTGGCCACACCGGCGGCGATCGTGCCGATACCGATCTCGGCCACCAGCTTCACGCTCACCCTGGCGGCGGGGTGCACCTGGTGCAGGTCGTGGATCAGCTGGGCCAGGTCCTCGATCGAATAGATGTCGTGGTGGGGCGGCGGCGAGATCAGCGGCACGCCGGCCTTGCTGTTGCGCAGCCAGGCGATGTAGGGATCCACCTTGGGCCCGGGCAGCTGGCCGCCCTCGCCCGGCTTGGCCCCCTGGGCCACCTTGATCTCCAGCTGGCGGCCGCTGCGCAGGTATTCGGGGGTCACCCCGAAGCGGCCGGAGGCGATCTGCTTGATCGCCGAGCAGGCGGTGTCGCCGTTGCGCAGGCCCTTGATCGTGGGCAGGGTGGCGGAGCGCCCCTCGCCGTCCACGTCGGTGAGCGTGTGGAAACGGGCCGGGTCCTCGCCGCCCTCGCCGCTGTTGCTCTTGCCGCCGATGCGGTTCATCGCCACCGCCAGCACCTCGTGGGCCTCGCGCGAGAGGGCCCCCAGGCTCATGCCGCCGGTGCAGAAGCGGCTGCAGATGCTCTCCACGCTCTCCACCTGATCCAGGGGCAGCGGCGTGGCAGCTGGCCTGAGCTCCAGCAGGTCGCGCAGGGCCGTCACCGGCCGGTTCTCCAGCAGCGTCTTGTAGGTGGAGAAGTGGTCGTACCCCGGGCCGGCCGCCACGGCGGCATGCAGGGCCTTGGCCATCTCGGGGCTGTTGAGGTGGTACTCGCCGCCGGTGCGGTACTGCACGAAGCCCATGAACTCGAGCTTGCTGCGGTTGAGCTCGGGGAAGGCCTTGGCGTGGAAGCTGAGGGTTTCGCTGGCGAGTTCGCTCAGGCTCAGGCCGGCCACGCGGCTGGTGGTGCCCTTGAAGGCCAGCTCGATCAGGTCGGCGCCGATGCCGATCGCCTCGAAGATCTGGGCACCGTGGTAGCTGGCCAGCAGCGAGATGCCGATCTTCGAGAGAATCTTGCGCAGGCCGTCCTCCAGTGCCTTGCGCACGTTGGCCTGCACCTGATCGGGCGTGAGGGCGGGCAGCTTGCCGCGCTCGATGTTGGTCTGCACCTTGGGCTGGGCCAGCCAGTGGCGCGCCGTCTCCCAGGTGAGCCAGGGGCACACGGCGCTGGCGCCGTAGCCGATCAGGCAGGCCACATGGTGGGTGCTCCAGCACTGGGCCGTGTCCACCACCAGCGACGCCTGCAGACGCAGGCCCAGGTTGAGCAGGTGGTGGTGCACCGCGCCCACCGCCAGCAGCGGCGGCAGGGTGGTGGTGGTGGCGCTGATGCCGCCCGAGGCGGGGCGATCACTCAGCACCAGGATCTGGCTGCCGGCGCGCACCGCGGCCTCGGCCTCACCGCGCAGGCGCTCGAGGGCGGCGCTGAAGGCTGCGGGCCCATCGGTGATCGGCACCAGGGTGGAGAGGGTGCTCAGGGGAAGCCCCTGCTCTCCGAGGGCCACCAGTTCCGCCTCGTTGAGGATCGGGCTGCCCAAATGCAGCACGGCGGCGGCCGAGGCCTCAGGACGCAGGGCCGAGCCCCGCTGGCCCAGGTGCATCTCCAGGCTCATCACCAGCTTCTCGCGCAGCGGATCGATCGGCGGGTTGGTGACCTGGGCGAAGCGCTGCTTGAAGTAGTCGTAGAGCAGGTGGGGCTTGTCGGAGAGCACCGCCAGGGGGATGTCGTCGCCCATGCAGTAGGTGGGCTCCTTGCCGGCGCCGGCCATGTCCTCGATCACCAGGTCGAAGTCTTCCGCCGTGAAGCCGAAGGCCGTCTGCAGCTGCAGCAGCTCCAGGTCGCCCAGCTGGCGTTCCTGGCTCCAGGGCTGGGGAGCCAGGCTGCGGCGGTGCTCCGCCAGCCAGGCGGCGTAGGGATGGCGCGCGGCCACCTCCTGCTTCACCTCCCAGTTGTGCAGCAGGCGGCCCTGCTCCAGATCCACCGCCAGCATCTGGCCGGGGCCGAGGCGGCCCTTCTCGATGATGCGGCTCTCCTCCAGCTCGGCCACGCCCGTTTCCGAGCCCATCACCACGAAGCCGTCGCTGGTGATGCAGTAGCGGGCAGGCCGCAGGCCATTGCGATCCAGAGTGGCGCCGACGCTGCGGCCATCGGCGAACACCAGCAGGGCCGGGCCGTCCCAGGGCTCCTGGGTGCAGGCCGAATACTCATAGAACGCCTGAACATCAGGCTTGTCGGCCAGCTCGGGCTGGTTGCGGAAGGCCTCCGGCACCAGGGTGAGCAGGCTCTCGGTGATCGGCCGGCCACTGCGCACCAGCAGCTCCAGGGTGGCGTCGAGGTTGGCCGAATCGCTGAAGGCGGCGTTCACCACCGGCTTGAGGTCGGCGGCAGCCTCGCCCCACACCGCATCGAGGCTGGCCTCCGAGGCCCGGGCCCAGTTGAGGTTGCCCAGCAGGGTGTTGATCTCGCCGTTGTGACCCAGCAGCCGCATCGGCTGGGCCAGGGGCCAGCGGGGCAGGGTGTTGGTGCTGAAGCGGCGGTGGTACACCGCGAAGGTCACGGCGAAGCGCTCGTCGCGCAGGTCGGCGTAGAAACGCGCCAGCACCTCCGAGCGCACCATGCCCTTGTACACAACCGTGCGGCCGCTGAGCGAGGCGAAATAGAGGTCGCTGGGGCCGGCCCCCCAGGCCGCGCGGGCCCGGTCACCGCAGCGGCGGCGCAGGCGGAACAGCAGCCCCTCCAGGGCGTCGCCGCCCTGCTCAGCGGCCAGCAGCCACTGCTCGATCACCGGGGCGGTATCGCGGGCCATCGGGCCCAGCACCGCCGGATCCACCGGCACCACCCGCCAGCCCATGCTGCGCAGCCCCAGCCGCTCGGCCTCTTCGTTGCAGAAGGCTCTGGCCTGCTCGCGGCGCTCGGCATCTGCAGGCATGAACACCATGCCCAGTCCCCGGCCCGGGCCGGAGCAGGCGGAGGCCTCAGGCCACACCGCCTCCAGGTACGACCAGGGGATCCCGCAGAGCACACCCGAGCCGTCGCCGGAGTCGCCATCGCCGCCGCAGCCACCGCGGTGCTCCATGCAGTGCAGCCCGCGCAGCGCCTGCTCCAGCACCCAATGGCTGGCCTCCCCTTTCAGACTCGCCAGAAAACCCACTCCGCAGGCGTCTTTCTCACCCGCCACAGCGGCCGGCGCCGGGCTGTCGCAGTGGGGCCAAACAGGACGCGAAAACTGGGGCATGTCCAGGGGGGTTCCGGCAGGGGCGCGGGGATTGGGTTGTGCTGAGCACCGGCGCCACAGCGGGCCCCGGGGCTCGCGCGACAGCGGAACCTCAGATCCTAGTTACAGGAGGCCCGGCAAGCGCGTCTAGCGTCCTGGAACCCACGCCGCAGCCGCACCTCCTCCTGCCATGCCCCCTGCCTCCGCCACCGCAGCTCTGGTCACCCTGGTGCTCGGCAGCCTGGTGAATCCCGTTGCGTGGAGTTGGCAGGCGGCCGACGCCGCCCCACGCCAACCCCTCTCCTCCAGCCGCAGCGGCCCAGCCCCCCGCAACCGCGAAGGCACCAGCCTGCAGATCAACGGCCGAAGCCAGCAGGCCCAGTGGCGCTGGATCGGCGCCGGCGGCCAGCCACCCCAGCAGCTCTGGCTGCCCCTGGAGGTGCTCCAGAACCAGCTGGGGGTGAGCAGCCGCTCCCTGCCCGACGGCACCCTCGACCTGGAATGGTTCGGCCAGGGATTGAAGGTGCCGCCGGCCGAGCAACAGGCCCTCGCCGATGAAGTGGCCCTCGATGCCCTGCCCCTGCTGCGGGCCCTGGGGGTGGGCGTGGAGGCGGAGGGGAGCCAGCTGCGGCTGCGCCTGGCCCCCGCCCGGCTTGTGCAGGTGCGCAGCTCCAACCAGGGAGCCACCCGGCGCGTGGTGCTCGATCTCAATGCGCCCGCCCTGGTGCGCCAGGAGGGCAATGAGCTGGTGCTCGACCTCCGCAGCGACCCGCAGCTGCAGACCCAGCTGCGCCAGCTCGGCCTGGTGGCCCGCCCGGCAGGCCCAAGCCTGGCCCTGCGCAGCAGCCTGGGCACGCCCCAGCGGGTGTTCAGCCTGGGCGAGCCCAACCGGCTGGTGATCGACCTGCCCGCCGGCAGCACGGCCACCGCCCCCACCAGCCCCACGGCGCCTGCGCCGATCGACCCCCGCCTGCAGGCCCTGCTGGGACGGGGCGTGCGCTGGGAGCAGATCAGCCGCAGCGGCATGCGCATCAACGCCGTGCGGGTGGAGCCGCTCAACGGACCGCTGCGGCTGGCCCCCCTGGCGCCGGCCGGGGGAATGGAGGGGCTGGTCACCCTCCCCCAGCTGGCCCAGCAACGCCAGGCCCTGGTGGCCGTGAACGGGGGCTACTTCAACCGGGTGCGCCGCCTGCCCCTCGGGGCCCTGAAACAGGACGGCCGCTGGCTCTCCGGGCCGATCCTCAACCGGGGGGTGGCCGCCTGGAGCGGCCGGGAGCTGCCCCGTTTCGGCCGGCTCAGCCTGCAGGACTGGGTGAGCGGCGCCGACGGCCGGCGCCAGCCCCTGGTGGTGGTGAACAGCGGCTTCGTGCAGCGGGGCATCAGCCGCTACGACGACGCCTGGGGCCCGGTGTACCGCGCCCTGAGCGGCTCGGAGTCGGCCCTGCTGCTGCGCCAGGGGGTGGTGAGCCAGCGCTTCGAGAGCGGCCAACTGGAGCAGGGGGTGCCACTGCGGCCCGGCGACACATTGCTGGTGGCCCGCGGTGGAGCCCTGCTGCCCTGGAGCCAGGGCGAACGGCTCACGGTCAACAGCCAGCCCAGTTCGCCCCTGGGCAATGCCGACCAGGTGATCGGCGGTGGGCCCCTGCTGCTGCTGAACGGCCAGTTCGTGCTCAACGGCGCCGCCGAGAACTTCGGAGCCGCCTTCATGAAACAGGGCGCGCCCCGCACGGTGCTGGCCAGCGATGGCCTGGAGGTGTGGCTGGTCACCCTCCAAGGGGAGAACAGCCCCGGCCCCACCCTGGAGCAGACCGCCCAGATCCTGCGCCAGATGGGCGTGCGCGATGCCCTCAACCTCGATGGCGGCAGCTCCACCGGCCTGGTGATGGGGGGCAGCCTGCGGGTGATGGGCCGCGGGGTGGCGGGCCGGGTGCACAACGGCGTGGGGCTGGTGGCGCCCTGATCGCCCATGCCCCGGCGACGGGTTGCAGGGGCTCCCGCTGCCAGGATGGCTGCAGTCCGATTCTCCGGCTGATGCCGGACCGTGTCGCCACCATGCCCAAGGGCCACAGCCTGCGCCTCACCGCCGCCGCCGCCGCCGAACTGGGCCGCCAGGCCGCGGTGGCCGGCACGCCGGGCCTGATGCACCTCGACCTGGTGGAGGGGGGCTGTGAGCAGTGGACGATCCGGCTGCGCCCGGGACACCTGGCGGGAGTGCCCATCGCCCGGGCCGATGGGGTGACGCTCTACGCCCCCGATGGGCAGCTGGCCCTGCTGGCGGGGCTCAGCCTCGACTACCGCGGCGATCTCAGTGGCGGTGGCTTTCTGGTGCGCAGCAGCGCGACGCTGAAGTGCTGTGCCTGCGGGGCCGCCTTCAGCCGCCAGGGCTGATCGCGGGGTGGACGGGCAGACGACCCAGTAAGGTGGCGGATTGTCGAAAGCGGTCGGTCGTCCGACCACTGTTCCCGGCCCCCGAACCTTCGGCCCTCGATGCCCACTATTCAGCAGCTCATCCGTACCGAGCGGCAGACCCTGACTCGCAAGACGAAGTCCCCTGCCCTGCGCGCCTGCCCCGAGCGGCGAGGTGTGTGCACCCGCGTGTACACCTCCACCCCCAAGAAGCCCAATTCAGCGCTGCGCAAGGTGGCCCGGGTGCGCCTCACCTCCGGTTTTGAGGTCACCGCGTACATCCCCGGCATCGGCCACAACCTGCAGGAGCACTCCGTGGTGCTGATCCGCGGCGGCCGGGTCAAGGATCTGCCTGGTGTGCGCTACCACATCATTCGCGGCACGCTTGACACCGCCGGTGTCAAGGACCGCCGTCAGTCCCGCTCCAAGTACGGCGCCAAGACTCCCAAGGGCTGATGACCGCGGGGGCCCCGGCCTGAGCCTCCACCTCCCAGCCCCCTCCATCCCCTTCCCGTTCCTCCCTTTCCAGTTCCTCCATGTCTCGCCGCAACGCTGCCGAGAAGCGCCCGGTTCTCCCCGATCCCCAGTTCAACAGCCGTCTGGCCTCGATGATCGTGGCCCGGCTGATGAAGCACGGCAAGAAGTCCACCGCCCAGCGGATCCTCTCGGATGCCTTCAGCCTGATCAACGAGCGCACCGGCAACGACCCGCTCGAGCTGTTCGAAACCGCCGTGCGCAACGCCACCCCGCTGGTGGAAGTGCGCGCCCGCCGCGTGGGTGGCGCCACCTACCAGGTGCCCATGGAGGTTCGCCAGGAGCGAGGCACCGCCATGGCCCTGCGCTGGCTGGTGAATTTCTCGCGAGCCCGCAACGGCCGCAGCATGGCCCAGAAACTGGCCGGCGAACTGATGGACGCCGCCAATGAGGCCGGCAGCGCCGTTCGCAAGCGCGAGGAAACCCACAAAATGGCCGAGGCCAACAAGGCCTTCGCCCACTACCGCTACTGAGCCGTAGCACCCATCGGGCCCTGGAGCACCGCTCTGTAGAGTGCCCTTCACATTTTTAGACCCTTCGGAGACCTCCCACTGTGGCCCGCGCCTTTCCACTGGAACGCGTCAGAAATATCGGTATCGCCGCCCACATCGACGCGGGTAAAACCACCACCACCGAGCGCATCCTGTTCTATTCAGGTGTCGTTCACAAGATGGGCGAGGTGCACGACGGCGCAGCCGTGACCGACTGGATGGCCCAGGAACGGGAGCGCGGCATCACCATCACCGCTGCGGCCATCTCCACCAGCTGGAAGGATCACCGCATCAACATCATTGACACCCCTGGCCACGTGGACTTCACCATCGAGGTGGAGCGCTCGATGCGGGTGCTGGATGGCGTGATCGCCGTGTTCTGCGCCGTCGGGGGCGTGCAGCCCCAGTCGGAAACCGTATGGCGTCAGGCGGATCGCTACAAGGTGCCGCGCATGGTGTTCGTCAACAAGATGGACCGCACGGGCGCCGATTTCCTCAAGGTCTACGGCCAGATCAAAGACCGCCTCAAGGCCAACGCCGCCCCCATCCAGTTGCCGATCGGCGCTGAAGGCGAACTCAGCGGCATCATTGATCTTGTCAAGAACAAAGCCTTCATCTACAAGGACGATCTCGGCAAGGACATCGAAGAGGCCGATGTACCCGCCGACATGGCCGATCAGGTTGCCGAGTGGCGCAACAAGCTGATGGAGTCGGTCGCCGAGACCGACGAAGACCTGGTGGAGGTGTTCCTGGAAACCGGCGAACTCAGCGAGGAGCAGCTGCGCAAGGGCATCCGTGAGGGCGTGCTCAAGCACGGCTTGGTGCCGATGCTCTGCGGTTCGGCCTTCAAGAACAAGGGCGTGCAGCTGCTGCTCGATGCGGTGGTCGACTATCTGCCCGCCCCCGTGGACATCCCCCCGATTCAGGGTCTGCTCCCCGATGGCAGCGAAGCGGTGCGCCCCTGCGAGGACAGTGCCCCCTTCAGCGCCCTGGCCTTCAAGGTGATGGCCGACCCCTTCGGCAAGCTCACCTTTGTGCGCATCTACTCCGGTGTGCTCCAGAAGGGCAGCTATGTGCTCAACTCCACCAAGGACAAGAAGGAGCGCATCTCCCGCCTGATCATCCTCAAGGCCGATGAGCGCGAAGAAGTGGATGAGCTGCGCGCCGGCGACCTCGGCGCCGTGCTGGGCCTCAAGGACACCACCACCGGTGACACCCTCTGCGTGGACAGCGATCCGATCATTCTGGAAT encodes:
- the gltB gene encoding glutamate synthase large subunit; this encodes MPQFSRPVWPHCDSPAPAAVAGEKDACGVGFLASLKGEASHWVLEQALRGLHCMEHRGGCGGDGDSGDGSGVLCGIPWSYLEAVWPEASACSGPGRGLGMVFMPADAERREQARAFCNEEAERLGLRSMGWRVVPVDPAVLGPMARDTAPVIEQWLLAAEQGGDALEGLLFRLRRRCGDRARAAWGAGPSDLYFASLSGRTVVYKGMVRSEVLARFYADLRDERFAVTFAVYHRRFSTNTLPRWPLAQPMRLLGHNGEINTLLGNLNWARASEASLDAVWGEAAADLKPVVNAAFSDSANLDATLELLVRSGRPITESLLTLVPEAFRNQPELADKPDVQAFYEYSACTQEPWDGPALLVFADGRSVGATLDRNGLRPARYCITSDGFVVMGSETGVAELEESRIIEKGRLGPGQMLAVDLEQGRLLHNWEVKQEVAARHPYAAWLAEHRRSLAPQPWSQERQLGDLELLQLQTAFGFTAEDFDLVIEDMAGAGKEPTYCMGDDIPLAVLSDKPHLLYDYFKQRFAQVTNPPIDPLREKLVMSLEMHLGQRGSALRPEASAAAVLHLGSPILNEAELVALGEQGLPLSTLSTLVPITDGPAAFSAALERLRGEAEAAVRAGSQILVLSDRPASGGISATTTTLPPLLAVGAVHHHLLNLGLRLQASLVVDTAQCWSTHHVACLIGYGASAVCPWLTWETARHWLAQPKVQTNIERGKLPALTPDQVQANVRKALEDGLRKILSKIGISLLASYHGAQIFEAIGIGADLIELAFKGTTSRVAGLSLSELASETLSFHAKAFPELNRSKLEFMGFVQYRTGGEYHLNSPEMAKALHAAVAAGPGYDHFSTYKTLLENRPVTALRDLLELRPAATPLPLDQVESVESICSRFCTGGMSLGALSREAHEVLAVAMNRIGGKSNSGEGGEDPARFHTLTDVDGEGRSATLPTIKGLRNGDTACSAIKQIASGRFGVTPEYLRSGRQLEIKVAQGAKPGEGGQLPGPKVDPYIAWLRNSKAGVPLISPPPHHDIYSIEDLAQLIHDLHQVHPAARVSVKLVAEIGIGTIAAGVAKANADVIQISGHDGGTGASPLSSIKHAGSPWELGLTEVHRSLLVNGLRDRVLLRADGGLKTGWDVIIAALLGAEEYGFGSIAMIAEGCIMARVCHTNNCPVGVASQKEALRKRFTGIPEHVVNFFLFVAEEVRQLLSVLGVARLEDLIGRSDFLQPRSRQLAKTQAIDLSCLLEPIAAAADRSWLRHDAVAHGNGPILEDQLLADAEVMAAIEGQSRVARTLAIVNTDRSVCARLGGEIAARHGNKGFNGQLDLTFEGAAGQSFGAFSVQGMAVRLVGEANDYVGKGINGGRITVVPPAGGNDPGSQVILGNTCLYGATGGELFALGRAGERFAVRNSGAAAVVEGAGDHCCEYMTGGVVVVLGSTGRNVAAGMTGGVAFILDESGGLAERVNPEIVAICDLTTPEQEALLKPLLEAHLELTGSAKAAAILADWPRWKGTFKLLVPPSEKANLGLAEREAVVA
- a CDS encoding phosphodiester glycosidase family protein, producing the protein MPPASATAALVTLVLGSLVNPVAWSWQAADAAPRQPLSSSRSGPAPRNREGTSLQINGRSQQAQWRWIGAGGQPPQQLWLPLEVLQNQLGVSSRSLPDGTLDLEWFGQGLKVPPAEQQALADEVALDALPLLRALGVGVEAEGSQLRLRLAPARLVQVRSSNQGATRRVVLDLNAPALVRQEGNELVLDLRSDPQLQTQLRQLGLVARPAGPSLALRSSLGTPQRVFSLGEPNRLVIDLPAGSTATAPTSPTAPAPIDPRLQALLGRGVRWEQISRSGMRINAVRVEPLNGPLRLAPLAPAGGMEGLVTLPQLAQQRQALVAVNGGYFNRVRRLPLGALKQDGRWLSGPILNRGVAAWSGRELPRFGRLSLQDWVSGADGRRQPLVVVNSGFVQRGISRYDDAWGPVYRALSGSESALLLRQGVVSQRFESGQLEQGVPLRPGDTLLVARGGALLPWSQGERLTVNSQPSSPLGNADQVIGGGPLLLLNGQFVLNGAAENFGAAFMKQGAPRTVLASDGLEVWLVTLQGENSPGPTLEQTAQILRQMGVRDALNLDGGSSTGLVMGGSLRVMGRGVAGRVHNGVGLVAP
- a CDS encoding AIR synthase, with the translated sequence MPKGHSLRLTAAAAAELGRQAAVAGTPGLMHLDLVEGGCEQWTIRLRPGHLAGVPIARADGVTLYAPDGQLALLAGLSLDYRGDLSGGGFLVRSSATLKCCACGAAFSRQG
- the rpsL gene encoding 30S ribosomal protein S12 — encoded protein: MPTIQQLIRTERQTLTRKTKSPALRACPERRGVCTRVYTSTPKKPNSALRKVARVRLTSGFEVTAYIPGIGHNLQEHSVVLIRGGRVKDLPGVRYHIIRGTLDTAGVKDRRQSRSKYGAKTPKG
- the rpsG gene encoding 30S ribosomal protein S7, translating into MSRRNAAEKRPVLPDPQFNSRLASMIVARLMKHGKKSTAQRILSDAFSLINERTGNDPLELFETAVRNATPLVEVRARRVGGATYQVPMEVRQERGTAMALRWLVNFSRARNGRSMAQKLAGELMDAANEAGSAVRKREETHKMAEANKAFAHYRY
- the fusA gene encoding elongation factor G — encoded protein: MARAFPLERVRNIGIAAHIDAGKTTTTERILFYSGVVHKMGEVHDGAAVTDWMAQERERGITITAAAISTSWKDHRINIIDTPGHVDFTIEVERSMRVLDGVIAVFCAVGGVQPQSETVWRQADRYKVPRMVFVNKMDRTGADFLKVYGQIKDRLKANAAPIQLPIGAEGELSGIIDLVKNKAFIYKDDLGKDIEEADVPADMADQVAEWRNKLMESVAETDEDLVEVFLETGELSEEQLRKGIREGVLKHGLVPMLCGSAFKNKGVQLLLDAVVDYLPAPVDIPPIQGLLPDGSEAVRPCEDSAPFSALAFKVMADPFGKLTFVRIYSGVLQKGSYVLNSTKDKKERISRLIILKADEREEVDELRAGDLGAVLGLKDTTTGDTLCVDSDPIILESLYIPEPVISVAVEPKTKGDMEKLSKALTSLSEEDPTFRVSTDPETNQTVIAGMGELHLEILVDRMLREFKVEANIGAPQVSYRETIRGSAKGEGKFARQTGGKGQYGHVVIEMEPGEPGTGFEFVNKIVGGVVPKEYIGPAENGMKETCESGVIAGYPMIDVRVTMVDGSYHDVDSSEMAFKIAGSMAFKDGVKKCNPVLLEPMMKVEVEIPEDFLGSVIGDLSSRRGQVEGQSVDDGQSKVQAKVPLAEMFGYATQLRSMTQGRGIFSMEFSHYEEVPRNVAEAIISKNQGKS